A genomic region of Bradyrhizobium sp. ORS 278 contains the following coding sequences:
- a CDS encoding acyl-CoA dehydrogenase family protein, with protein MVDSKLADLDTFRRETRAWLEANCPPEMRRPMTSDEDTFWGGRNAKFSSEPQRIWFERMRDKGWTVPHWPKEYGGGGLDGEEAKIVRQEMAAIGARAPITSFGISMLGPALLKYGTDAQKREHLPKITAGLIRWCQGYSEPNAGSDLASLQTRAESDGDDYIINGQKIWTSYANYADWIFCLVRTDPAAKKHDGISFILFDMTSKGVSTKPILLISGRSPFCETFFDNVRVPKANVLGTVNRGWDVAKYLLQHERAMISGMGERGGSRPLGQVAADSVGSDAQGKLDDALLRAQIATFDVDEAALAAAAERMVDLAKAGQGHPAFSSAMKYYGTELNKRRHEILMSAGGIDALEWESERSGEGARPRAWLRTKANSIEGGTSEVMLGIVAKRILDLPGA; from the coding sequence ATGGTCGATTCAAAACTGGCCGATCTCGACACATTCCGCCGCGAAACGCGTGCCTGGCTCGAGGCGAATTGCCCGCCCGAAATGCGCCGGCCGATGACCTCCGACGAGGACACTTTCTGGGGCGGCCGCAACGCCAAGTTCTCCTCGGAGCCGCAGCGCATCTGGTTCGAGCGCATGCGCGACAAGGGCTGGACGGTGCCGCACTGGCCGAAAGAATACGGGGGCGGCGGTCTCGACGGCGAGGAGGCCAAGATCGTGCGTCAGGAGATGGCCGCGATCGGCGCGCGCGCCCCGATCACCTCGTTCGGCATCTCGATGCTCGGGCCGGCGCTCTTGAAATACGGCACCGACGCGCAGAAGCGCGAACACCTGCCGAAGATCACCGCCGGTCTCATCCGCTGGTGCCAGGGCTATTCCGAGCCGAACGCCGGCTCCGATCTCGCCTCGCTGCAGACCCGCGCCGAGAGCGATGGCGACGACTACATCATCAACGGCCAGAAGATCTGGACGTCCTACGCCAACTACGCCGACTGGATCTTCTGCCTGGTGCGCACCGATCCCGCGGCGAAGAAGCATGACGGCATCAGTTTCATCCTGTTCGACATGACGTCGAAGGGGGTCTCGACCAAGCCGATCCTGCTGATCTCCGGCCGCTCGCCGTTCTGCGAGACCTTCTTCGACAATGTCCGGGTGCCCAAGGCCAATGTGCTCGGCACCGTCAATCGCGGCTGGGACGTCGCGAAATATCTGCTGCAGCACGAGCGCGCAATGATCTCCGGCATGGGCGAGCGCGGCGGAAGCCGTCCGCTCGGCCAGGTGGCGGCCGACTCCGTCGGCAGCGATGCGCAAGGCAAGCTCGACGATGCGCTGCTGCGCGCACAGATCGCGACCTTCGACGTCGACGAGGCGGCGCTCGCGGCCGCCGCCGAGCGCATGGTCGATCTCGCCAAGGCGGGGCAGGGCCATCCGGCGTTCTCCTCAGCGATGAAATATTACGGCACCGAGCTCAACAAGCGCCGCCATGAGATCCTGATGTCGGCGGGCGGCATCGACGCGCTGGAATGGGAAAGCGAGCGCTCTGGCGAGGGCGCCCGCCCGCGCGCCTGGCTGCGCACGAAAGCGAACTCCATCGAAGGCGGCACCTCCGAGGTCATGCTCGGCATCGTCGCCAAGCGCATCCTCGATCTGCCGGGGGCGTAG
- a CDS encoding DUF2474 family protein gives MPTPEPAPLAKRLAWFVALWLAGLATVGAVAFLLRLWMKLG, from the coding sequence ATGCCCACTCCCGAGCCCGCCCCGCTCGCCAAGCGCCTCGCCTGGTTCGTTGCCCTGTGGCTGGCCGGCCTGGCCACCGTCGGTGCGGTCGCCTTCCTGCTGCGGCTCTGGATGAAGCTCGGATGA
- a CDS encoding acyl-CoA dehydrogenase family protein: MPLLLTEEQSMLRDSARGLISDHAPVAHLRKLRDSRDETGFSRELWATFAEMGFAGLLVPEEHGGSGLGAVEAGVVMEEIGRTLMPSPFLATSVLSASALTRAGSAAQKSEYLPRIASGKLLAALALDEGAKHRPLHTSLHAKRAGNGFKLDGVKSMVVDGHVADLLLVVARSAGEPGEREGLTLFLVDPKAKGINIERTIMVDAHNAARITFDNVEVTADHVLGEVDGGAAVLGGVLDLGRGAVASEMVGLSEEVFGRTVAYLKERKQFGKAIGEFQALQHRAAQLYIEIEITRAAVLKSLQALDADPAGATASVAVAKARAGATATRAVQEGVQMHGGMGMTDQFDIGFFMKRARVCEELLGDANYHAAQLAQLRGY; encoded by the coding sequence ATGCCTCTCCTCCTCACCGAAGAACAATCCATGCTGCGCGATAGCGCGCGCGGTCTGATCTCCGATCACGCGCCGGTGGCGCATTTGCGCAAGCTACGCGACAGCCGCGACGAGACCGGCTTCTCGCGCGAGCTCTGGGCCACCTTTGCCGAGATGGGCTTCGCCGGCCTGCTGGTGCCGGAAGAGCACGGCGGCTCCGGTCTCGGCGCGGTCGAAGCCGGCGTGGTGATGGAGGAGATTGGCCGCACCTTGATGCCGTCGCCGTTCCTCGCGACCTCGGTGCTGTCAGCGTCCGCGCTGACGCGTGCGGGTTCGGCTGCGCAGAAGTCGGAGTATCTTCCGAGGATCGCCAGCGGCAAGCTGCTTGCGGCTCTCGCCCTCGATGAAGGCGCCAAGCATCGCCCGCTGCATACTTCGCTCCACGCCAAGCGCGCCGGCAACGGCTTCAAGCTCGACGGCGTTAAATCGATGGTGGTCGACGGTCACGTCGCCGATCTCCTGCTCGTCGTCGCGCGCAGCGCCGGCGAGCCGGGCGAGCGCGAGGGCCTGACGCTGTTCCTGGTCGATCCCAAAGCCAAGGGGATCAATATCGAGCGCACCATCATGGTCGATGCGCATAATGCCGCGCGGATCACCTTCGACAATGTCGAGGTCACGGCCGATCATGTGCTCGGCGAGGTCGATGGCGGCGCGGCGGTGCTCGGCGGCGTGCTTGATCTGGGCCGCGGCGCCGTTGCCTCCGAGATGGTGGGCCTGAGCGAGGAGGTGTTCGGCCGCACGGTGGCGTATCTCAAGGAGCGCAAGCAGTTCGGCAAGGCGATCGGCGAATTCCAGGCGCTGCAGCACCGCGCCGCGCAGCTCTACATCGAAATCGAGATCACCCGCGCCGCGGTGCTGAAATCGCTGCAGGCGCTCGATGCCGATCCCGCAGGTGCGACGGCTTCCGTCGCCGTTGCCAAGGCCCGCGCCGGCGCCACCGCGACGCGCGCCGTGCAGGAGGGCGTGCAGATGCATGGCGGCATGGGCATGACCGATCAGTTCGACATCGGCTTCTTCATGAAGCGGGCCCGGGTGTGCGAGGAGCTGCTGGGCGATGCGAACTATCACGCGGCGCAGCTGGCGCAGCTGAGGGGATACTGA
- a CDS encoding L,D-transpeptidase, with protein MPSFHRLLCAASAIIALALSTSHGFAQSEDPGDQPGLVADDGYELDPEWRKQVVYFRTTEPPGTIIVSTAERYLYLVQPGGRAIRYGIGVGRDGFQWQGLLQITKKAEWPDWTPPPEMIQRQPYLPRFMAGGPGNPLGARAMYLGTTVYRIHGTNQPWTIGTKISSGCFRLVNADVADLFDRVPVGTKVVVRQKPEL; from the coding sequence ATGCCGAGTTTCCATCGCCTGCTGTGTGCAGCCAGCGCCATCATCGCGCTGGCGCTGTCCACATCGCACGGCTTCGCCCAGTCCGAGGATCCTGGTGACCAACCCGGTCTCGTCGCCGATGACGGCTACGAGCTCGATCCGGAATGGCGCAAGCAGGTGGTCTATTTCCGCACCACCGAGCCGCCGGGCACGATCATCGTCTCCACCGCCGAGCGCTATCTCTATCTGGTGCAGCCGGGCGGCCGCGCCATCCGCTACGGCATCGGCGTGGGCCGCGACGGCTTCCAGTGGCAGGGGCTGCTGCAGATCACCAAGAAGGCCGAGTGGCCGGACTGGACGCCGCCGCCGGAGATGATCCAGCGCCAGCCTTATCTGCCGCGCTTCATGGCCGGCGGTCCCGGCAATCCCCTGGGCGCGCGCGCGATGTATCTGGGCACCACCGTGTACCGCATCCACGGCACCAACCAGCCCTGGACCATCGGCACCAAGATTTCCTCCGGCTGCTTCCGCCTGGTGAATGCTGATGTCGCCGACCTGTTCGACCGCGTGCCCGTCGGCACCAAGGTCGTGGTGCGGCAGAAGCCGGAACTGTGA
- a CDS encoding fasciclin domain-containing protein, translated as MSATAARAADIVDTAVGAGQFNTLVAAAKAAGVVPVLKSKGPFTVFAPTDAAFAALPPGTVEDLLKPKNKGKLAAILKYHVIPGAVKAGDVAGKKLSVKTAEGQKVNVDGTMFGVQVNDARVVQADVVASNGVIHVIDKVLLPPAKTAMHH; from the coding sequence ATGTCAGCCACCGCCGCTCGCGCGGCAGATATCGTCGACACCGCCGTCGGCGCCGGCCAGTTCAACACGCTCGTCGCGGCCGCTAAGGCTGCGGGCGTCGTGCCGGTGCTGAAGAGCAAGGGCCCGTTCACCGTGTTCGCGCCGACCGACGCGGCATTCGCGGCGCTGCCGCCGGGCACGGTCGAGGACCTGCTGAAGCCGAAGAACAAGGGCAAGCTCGCGGCGATCCTGAAGTATCATGTCATTCCGGGTGCGGTGAAGGCGGGCGACGTTGCCGGCAAGAAGCTCAGCGTGAAGACCGCGGAAGGCCAGAAGGTCAACGTCGACGGAACCATGTTCGGCGTGCAGGTCAACGACGCCCGTGTCGTGCAGGCCGACGTGGTCGCCTCGAACGGCGTCATCCACGTCATCGACAAGGTGCTGCTGCCGCCGGCCAAGACCGCGATGCATCACTGA
- a CDS encoding amino acid ABC transporter substrate-binding protein has protein sequence MRTFRGGLLIGLAVAVLVAALAVTYEMYDTRTLKRTVRRGEVLCGVNAGLPGFSIPDDKGNWTGFDVDFCRAVAAAIFDDPKKARFVPLDASERFKELQSRKVDILSRNTTWSMAREQNYDLYFPAVAYYDGQGFMVPRARKLETALDLNGSKVCVQDSTTNALNLGDYFRANNMKYEEVKLPKLDDVLKAYDSGKCDTFTADVSQLYALRLVLTKPGDHDILPDLISKEPLAPVVRQRDDDWMMIVKWTLYAMINAEELGVTSKNIDEALKSKKPDVMRLVGNEGTYGQDLGLSKDWAARIIRHVGNYGEVYERNVGSESKLKIPRGMNQLWNAGGIQYAPPIR, from the coding sequence ATGCGCACTTTCCGAGGCGGCCTGCTGATCGGGCTTGCCGTTGCCGTGCTCGTCGCGGCGCTCGCCGTCACCTATGAAATGTACGACACCCGCACCCTGAAGCGCACTGTCCGCCGCGGCGAGGTGCTGTGCGGCGTCAATGCCGGCCTGCCCGGCTTCTCGATCCCCGACGACAAGGGCAACTGGACCGGCTTCGACGTCGATTTCTGCCGCGCCGTGGCGGCCGCGATCTTCGACGACCCGAAGAAGGCGCGGTTCGTGCCGCTCGACGCCAGCGAGCGCTTCAAGGAGCTGCAGAGCCGCAAGGTCGACATCCTCTCGCGCAACACCACCTGGTCGATGGCGCGCGAGCAGAACTACGACCTGTATTTCCCGGCGGTCGCCTATTACGACGGCCAGGGCTTCATGGTGCCGCGGGCGCGCAAGCTGGAGACCGCGCTCGACCTCAACGGCAGCAAGGTCTGCGTGCAGGATTCGACGACCAACGCGCTCAACCTCGGCGACTACTTCCGTGCCAACAACATGAAGTACGAGGAAGTCAAGCTCCCGAAGCTGGACGACGTTCTCAAGGCCTATGACAGCGGCAAGTGCGATACCTTCACCGCCGACGTCTCGCAGCTTTACGCGCTGCGCCTGGTGCTGACCAAGCCGGGCGATCACGACATCCTGCCCGATCTGATCTCCAAGGAGCCGCTCGCTCCCGTCGTGCGCCAGCGCGACGACGACTGGATGATGATCGTGAAGTGGACGCTGTATGCGATGATCAATGCCGAGGAGCTCGGTGTCACCTCCAAGAACATCGACGAGGCGCTGAAGTCGAAGAAGCCGGACGTGATGCGGCTGGTCGGCAACGAGGGCACCTACGGCCAGGACCTCGGCCTGTCGAAGGACTGGGCCGCGCGCATCATCCGCCACGTCGGCAATTACGGCGAGGTCTACGAGCGCAACGTCGGCAGCGAGTCCAAGCTGAAGATCCCGCGCGGCATGAACCAGTTGTGGAACGCGGGCGGCATTCAGTACGCGCCGCCGATCAGGTAG
- a CDS encoding cytochrome ubiquinol oxidase subunit I has protein sequence MFGLDAVELARAQFAFTVIFHIIFPAFSIGLASYLAVLEALWLWTGRDVYLNVFNYWLKIFAIAFAMGVVSGIVMSYQFGTNWSVYSDKVGPVIGPLMAYEVLTAFFLEAGFLGVMLFGLKRVGPKLHFLATLMVAVGTLISAFWILSANSWMQTPAGYAVNAEGQFVSIDWLKVIFNPSFPYRLVHMVLAAYLTTSLVVGAVGAWHLLRNPHLPGPRVMFSMAMWMAALVAPLQILVGDQHGLNTLEHQPVKIMAMEGHFESHKDGAPLYLFGWPDQAKGELKWALGIPKFGSLILKHQIDAPMAGLDTVPRQDWPPVPITFWSFRIMVGLGLLMLALGLFSLWERWRGRLYINRNLHRFAIAMGPAGFVAVIAGWVTTETGRQPYTVYGLLRTADSVSPLAAPAVGTSLLAFIIVYFIIFAAGALYILRLMAEPPHPGEPGLSSAQPVRTAGITPAAGVVQGAGS, from the coding sequence ATGTTCGGTTTGGATGCGGTGGAGCTGGCGCGTGCGCAATTCGCCTTCACAGTGATCTTCCACATCATCTTCCCTGCCTTCTCGATCGGGCTTGCCTCCTACCTCGCGGTGCTCGAGGCGCTGTGGCTGTGGACCGGACGGGACGTCTACCTCAACGTTTTCAACTACTGGCTCAAGATCTTCGCCATCGCATTCGCGATGGGCGTCGTGTCGGGCATCGTGATGTCCTATCAGTTCGGCACCAACTGGTCGGTCTATTCCGACAAGGTTGGCCCCGTCATCGGCCCGCTGATGGCCTATGAGGTGCTGACCGCGTTCTTTCTCGAAGCCGGCTTCCTCGGCGTCATGCTGTTCGGGCTGAAGCGCGTCGGCCCGAAGCTGCATTTCCTCGCCACCCTGATGGTCGCGGTCGGCACCTTGATCTCGGCATTCTGGATCCTCTCGGCCAATTCCTGGATGCAGACGCCGGCCGGCTACGCCGTCAATGCCGAGGGCCAGTTCGTCTCGATCGATTGGCTGAAGGTGATCTTCAATCCGTCGTTCCCCTACCGCCTCGTCCACATGGTTCTGGCGGCCTATCTCACGACCTCGCTGGTGGTCGGCGCAGTCGGCGCCTGGCATCTCCTGCGCAATCCGCATCTGCCGGGGCCACGCGTGATGTTCTCGATGGCGATGTGGATGGCCGCGCTGGTCGCGCCGCTGCAGATTTTGGTCGGCGATCAGCATGGTCTCAACACGCTCGAGCACCAGCCGGTGAAGATCATGGCCATGGAGGGCCATTTCGAGAGCCACAAGGATGGCGCGCCGCTGTATCTGTTCGGCTGGCCCGACCAGGCCAAGGGCGAACTGAAATGGGCGCTCGGCATTCCCAAATTCGGCTCGCTGATCCTCAAGCACCAGATCGACGCGCCGATGGCCGGGCTCGACACCGTACCGCGGCAGGATTGGCCGCCGGTGCCGATCACCTTCTGGTCGTTCCGCATCATGGTCGGGCTGGGCCTGCTGATGCTGGCGCTCGGCCTGTTCAGCCTGTGGGAGCGCTGGCGCGGCCGGCTGTACATCAATCGAAACCTGCATCGCTTCGCGATCGCAATGGGCCCCGCAGGCTTCGTCGCCGTGATCGCCGGCTGGGTCACGACCGAGACCGGCCGACAGCCGTACACCGTGTACGGCCTGCTGCGCACCGCCGATTCGGTCTCGCCGCTGGCGGCGCCGGCGGTCGGGACCTCGCTGCTGGCGTTCATCATCGTGTACTTCATCATTTTCGCCGCAGGCGCGCTGTACATCCTGCGCCTGATGGCCGAGCCGCCGCACCCTGGTGAGCCCGGCCTGAGCAGCGCGCAGCCGGTCCGGACCGCCGGCATCACGCCGGCAGCCGGCGTCGTGCAGGGAGCGGGATCATGA
- the cydB gene encoding cytochrome d ubiquinol oxidase subunit II, with product MSVAVDLATLWAFIIALAVFIYVVMDGFDLGLGILFPLFPAKHDRDTITNTVAPVWDGNETWLVLGGGGLMAAFPLAYSILLPALYAPLIAMLVGLIFRGVAFEFRWRTRATRNLWDIAFAGGSWIAALAQGIALGAILQGVHVEGRHYAGGWWDWLTPFSILTGVSLVAGYALLGATWLILKTEGDLRDKAYRISWFFLFAMLLAIAAVSLATPLLTNQYAHRWFQLPTVIFAAPVPLAVIGVTVLMMKNLAQKHDGWPFFLALALFLLSYAGLGISIYPYIVPQSITIWQAAAPERSQLIMLPGVLVLVPLILGYTAWAYWVFRGKVSHDAGYH from the coding sequence ATGAGCGTCGCCGTCGATCTCGCCACGCTTTGGGCCTTCATCATCGCGCTCGCTGTGTTCATCTATGTCGTGATGGACGGCTTCGATCTCGGCCTCGGCATTCTCTTCCCGCTGTTTCCGGCCAAGCACGACCGCGACACCATCACCAACACGGTCGCGCCGGTGTGGGACGGCAACGAGACCTGGCTGGTGCTCGGCGGCGGCGGGCTGATGGCGGCGTTTCCGCTCGCTTATTCCATCCTGCTGCCGGCGCTGTATGCGCCGCTGATCGCGATGCTGGTCGGGCTGATCTTCCGCGGCGTCGCGTTCGAATTCCGCTGGCGCACGCGCGCCACACGCAATCTCTGGGACATTGCCTTTGCTGGCGGCTCCTGGATCGCGGCGCTGGCACAGGGCATCGCGCTCGGCGCCATCCTGCAGGGCGTCCATGTCGAGGGCCGGCATTATGCCGGCGGCTGGTGGGACTGGCTGACGCCGTTCAGCATTCTCACCGGCGTCTCTTTGGTTGCCGGCTACGCCCTTCTTGGCGCGACCTGGCTGATCCTGAAGACCGAGGGCGACCTGCGCGACAAAGCCTACCGGATCAGCTGGTTCTTCCTGTTCGCGATGCTGCTCGCGATCGCGGCGGTCAGCCTGGCGACGCCGCTGCTCACCAATCAATACGCACATCGCTGGTTTCAGCTGCCGACCGTGATCTTCGCAGCACCGGTGCCGCTCGCCGTCATCGGGGTCACCGTGCTGATGATGAAGAACCTCGCCCAGAAGCACGACGGCTGGCCATTCTTTCTGGCCCTGGCTCTCTTCTTGCTCTCCTATGCCGGTCTCGGCATCAGCATCTATCCCTACATCGTGCCGCAGAGCATCACGATCTGGCAGGCGGCGGCGCCGGAGCGCAGCCAACTGATCATGCTGCCCGGCGTGCTGGTGCTGGTGCCGCTGATTCTCGGCTACACCGCCTGGGCCTATTGGGTGTTTCGCGGCAAGGTCAGCCACGACGCCGGCTATCATTGA